One segment of Akkermansiaceae bacterium DNA contains the following:
- a CDS encoding tetratricopeptide repeat protein: MQTDMVSRQQRGRTWLSVLVLLCAVGALFSQSVGFDFINYDDPAYVYENEMVSKGLTIQGVKWSLTDVGQTNLWHPLTWLSHMLDVEMFGVEKAGGHHAVNVFWHTLGSVGMFFLLRRITGNTGMALFLAMLWALHPQRVQSVLWISERKDVLSGAFFLWCWWSWEKWRGSPTGNLLWYGLSLGLFVMAGFSKPSVVPLPLILLLRELLRSDARLSLGQAIGWGVRVLPFVFVSALVAGLTIHFQRTGGMSDVTDVMPAGRRMMLMPVGLWWYVQNFFFPVPGQLWVYPPAGVLTDWLVPAVGLLAALAVVVAIGWRDRLVWLGLGVFFLLWLPVSGVVPVSFYFVSDRYSYLIHLGMLVVLAGIVRIVSQWAVKSVERKMMTGCAAMIVILVAVVSWGRVGIWKSSECLFTHERSINPRSLLAPVHLGVIREEQGDFEAALELFRQALEIDGNSGLAANNAGRMLEKLDRKPEAEKMYREACGKKILHSEASFSHLARLLMERGDIAGAEKALLDGVRRFPTRATLMVDLGSLALGAQHDRTAALAWYERALAQDPDNADALQGKAAVLIETGRFEEGKAILQELLRRHPDRQAVRGFLQRLP, from the coding sequence ATGCAGACGGATATGGTGAGTAGACAACAACGAGGTCGGACATGGCTCTCAGTGTTGGTGTTGCTTTGTGCTGTTGGGGCGTTGTTTAGCCAGTCGGTGGGCTTTGATTTTATCAATTACGACGATCCCGCCTATGTGTATGAAAACGAAATGGTGTCGAAAGGGTTGACGATTCAAGGTGTGAAGTGGTCCCTAACTGACGTGGGGCAGACGAATCTCTGGCATCCGCTTACCTGGCTGTCGCACATGCTGGATGTGGAGATGTTTGGAGTGGAGAAGGCAGGAGGGCATCACGCGGTCAATGTGTTCTGGCACACGCTCGGGTCGGTCGGCATGTTTTTCCTGCTGCGCCGTATCACCGGGAATACGGGAATGGCACTCTTTCTTGCCATGCTGTGGGCACTGCATCCACAGCGGGTGCAGAGTGTGTTGTGGATCAGTGAACGCAAAGACGTGCTGAGTGGAGCGTTTTTCCTCTGGTGCTGGTGGAGCTGGGAAAAGTGGAGAGGCTCACCGACTGGAAACCTGCTGTGGTATGGGCTGTCACTGGGTTTGTTTGTGATGGCCGGATTTTCGAAACCCAGTGTCGTTCCGCTACCGCTGATCCTGTTATTACGGGAGCTGCTGCGCAGTGACGCCAGGTTGAGCCTGGGACAGGCAATAGGCTGGGGTGTTCGCGTGTTGCCGTTTGTGTTTGTATCCGCCTTGGTGGCCGGGCTGACCATCCATTTCCAACGCACCGGGGGGATGTCTGACGTTACGGATGTCATGCCTGCCGGCAGACGGATGATGTTGATGCCCGTCGGACTGTGGTGGTATGTGCAGAATTTCTTTTTCCCGGTGCCTGGCCAACTCTGGGTCTACCCTCCCGCCGGTGTGCTGACCGATTGGTTGGTTCCCGCAGTCGGCTTGCTGGCCGCCCTGGCTGTCGTGGTTGCCATCGGGTGGCGTGACCGACTGGTATGGCTCGGGCTCGGTGTGTTTTTTCTGTTGTGGCTTCCTGTGAGTGGTGTGGTGCCTGTTAGTTTCTACTTTGTGTCCGACCGCTATAGCTACCTGATCCACCTTGGCATGCTGGTGGTGCTAGCAGGTATTGTCAGGATTGTTTCCCAGTGGGCTGTGAAGTCGGTGGAGCGGAAAATGATGACCGGGTGCGCAGCGATGATTGTCATTTTGGTTGCGGTGGTTAGCTGGGGCAGGGTGGGAATCTGGAAAAGCAGTGAGTGCCTGTTCACCCATGAGCGGTCGATCAATCCGCGTAGTTTGTTAGCCCCGGTGCATCTCGGCGTGATTCGTGAGGAGCAAGGGGATTTTGAGGCCGCCCTGGAGTTGTTCCGGCAGGCTTTGGAGATTGATGGGAATTCGGGTTTGGCCGCCAATAACGCCGGGCGAATGCTTGAGAAGCTGGATCGCAAACCAGAGGCCGAAAAGATGTACCGGGAGGCATGCGGGAAAAAAATTCTGCACAGCGAGGCCTCATTCAGTCACCTGGCCAGGCTACTCATGGAAAGAGGGGATATAGCGGGTGCTGAGAAAGCTCTGCTGGACGGGGTGCGCCGTTTTCCGACCCGGGCAACGCTGATGGTGGATCTGGGTTCGTTAGCCCTGGGGGCGCAGCATGACAGGACAGCCGCGCTAGCCTGGTACGAGCGGGCCTTGGCGCAAGATCCGGATAATGCGGATGCCTTGCAGGGAAAAGCCGCCGTGCTGATAGAAACCGGCCGGTTCGAAGAAGGGAAGGCCATTTTACAGGAACTCCTCAGGCGGCACCCGGACCGGCAGGCGGTGAGGGGTTTTTTACAGCGTCTCCCGTAG
- a CDS encoding ankyrin repeat domain-containing protein, with translation MSSCRQSPTIENGASGQALLDAVKLGDNHRVALLLQEGAYMEVRDKKGDTPLLYAVKTGNLQVAGMLLKLDVDRHARSGNGRGALELALDSGNKDMVLCLLNGGVSPDEVGHDNNPLLLKAVKFRGMDTIKLLLDSGVNPSAAGKDGRTALHIAAEDGLMQCMDILLEAGADPDIRDDNGVTPLWSAAHARGPVERWRGMKRLLTAGVDVNVPGSNKESLLGEMVRRNLFKEAVELINYGATVDEATDGNPSPIEVAAEAGNDAMIAMLLSRGADGSNIIGEALDNGDIEMLRLLLEAGIRPENWRDQESNAVDGIIASCVRKGQLQLAGLCLQYGADPLARGKEGQRPLHMAVAMRDAAMVSLLLEFGADPNTYFGRPVSQSFLELTEKESMRWFLKNERRVTPLMMATNNGDLAIMSTLIEHDAKKYVYTGKHHLYPVNFASRRGDIKAMQVILGQDPEKEIHHAVLDLSEQRVRLFNAKQEVIFSSRVSTGKSGFRTPKGTFVITDKHKSHSSTIYGSSMPYFQRLSCSAFGFHAGYCPGYPASHGCIRMPHSAAKKLFGLTPVGTRVVIQP, from the coding sequence TTGTCTTCCTGTCGCCAAAGCCCGACCATTGAAAACGGCGCCTCAGGCCAGGCACTGCTGGATGCCGTTAAGCTCGGCGACAACCATAGGGTGGCACTGCTCTTGCAGGAGGGTGCCTATATGGAGGTGCGCGATAAAAAGGGTGACACCCCCTTGCTCTATGCCGTTAAAACAGGCAACCTCCAAGTGGCAGGCATGTTGCTAAAGCTGGATGTCGATCGGCATGCCCGTTCGGGCAATGGTAGGGGGGCTTTGGAGTTGGCCCTTGATTCGGGTAACAAGGACATGGTCCTCTGCCTGCTGAACGGTGGTGTGTCACCCGATGAAGTGGGTCACGATAACAATCCTCTCCTGCTTAAAGCGGTCAAATTCCGTGGGATGGATACCATCAAGCTTTTGTTGGACAGTGGTGTCAATCCCAGTGCGGCGGGAAAGGACGGCCGGACCGCGCTGCATATTGCCGCAGAGGATGGTCTGATGCAATGCATGGACATTCTGCTGGAGGCTGGTGCCGATCCCGACATCAGGGACGACAATGGTGTTACCCCGCTCTGGAGCGCTGCCCATGCCCGTGGCCCTGTCGAACGGTGGCGGGGAATGAAGCGATTACTTACAGCCGGAGTGGATGTGAACGTGCCCGGTTCCAATAAAGAAAGCTTGCTGGGGGAGATGGTCAGGAGAAATTTGTTCAAAGAGGCCGTTGAATTGATCAACTACGGCGCCACTGTCGATGAGGCGACTGATGGTAACCCGTCACCCATTGAGGTCGCTGCTGAGGCGGGTAATGACGCGATGATCGCGATGCTGCTTTCACGTGGTGCTGACGGATCGAACATCATCGGTGAGGCTCTGGACAATGGAGATATCGAGATGCTGCGCCTGCTTCTTGAAGCTGGGATACGGCCTGAAAATTGGCGTGACCAGGAGAGTAATGCCGTGGACGGTATCATTGCGTCATGTGTTAGAAAAGGACAGCTTCAGCTGGCCGGGCTATGTTTGCAATATGGTGCCGATCCCCTGGCCCGCGGCAAGGAAGGGCAGCGCCCGCTCCACATGGCTGTGGCGATGCGCGACGCCGCTATGGTCAGCCTATTGCTCGAATTTGGCGCCGACCCCAACACCTATTTTGGTCGTCCGGTATCCCAGTCGTTTCTTGAGCTCACGGAAAAAGAATCGATGCGCTGGTTCTTGAAGAACGAACGTCGTGTCACACCTCTGATGATGGCTACTAACAATGGTGATCTTGCGATCATGTCGACACTGATCGAGCATGATGCTAAAAAATACGTCTACACGGGAAAACACCATCTCTACCCGGTTAACTTTGCCTCACGCCGTGGGGATATCAAGGCGATGCAGGTGATCCTCGGCCAGGATCCCGAGAAGGAAATCCATCATGCCGTTCTCGATTTATCAGAGCAAAGGGTGAGGCTTTTCAATGCCAAGCAGGAAGTGATCTTTAGCAGTCGGGTATCCACCGGTAAGTCAGGGTTCAGAACGCCCAAGGGAACCTTTGTCATCACCGACAAACATAAAAGCCACAGTTCAACCATTTACGGCTCGAGTATGCCTTATTTCCAGCGGCTCAGCTGTAGCGCGTTTGGATTCCACGCAGGGTACTGTCCAGGCTACCCGGCATCCCACGGCTGTATCCGGATGCCCCATAGTGCCGCCAAGAAACTCTTTGGTTTGACACCCGTTGGCACGCGTGTCGTGATCCAGCCATAA
- a CDS encoding HNH endonuclease, giving the protein MVDALNYNVLVLNKLWQPIHTCSVRRAVKLLCLGHAQVVEAEGETKYQTHDLGSWLESSSEKISEGVIRSVRFAMKIPKVIVLAMYDKLPSKEVKFTRQNVFMRDHYTCQYCQKEFPDKELNLDHVVPRDKGGRTRWDNIVTSCIGCNNRKANKLPHEANMFPATRPRAPRWRPLFGFRRRGSIDDCWESFL; this is encoded by the coding sequence ATGGTCGATGCCTTGAACTATAACGTGTTGGTGCTGAACAAGCTCTGGCAGCCCATCCACACTTGTTCCGTTAGGAGGGCAGTCAAGCTGCTCTGTCTGGGGCACGCCCAAGTGGTCGAGGCCGAGGGGGAAACGAAATACCAGACCCACGACCTCGGCTCATGGTTGGAATCGTCATCGGAGAAAATTTCCGAGGGCGTGATTCGCTCGGTGCGCTTTGCGATGAAGATCCCGAAAGTGATTGTGCTCGCGATGTACGACAAGCTCCCCAGCAAAGAGGTGAAGTTTACCCGGCAGAATGTGTTTATGCGCGACCACTACACCTGCCAGTATTGCCAGAAGGAGTTTCCGGACAAGGAGTTGAATCTCGATCATGTGGTTCCCCGCGACAAGGGGGGGCGGACCCGATGGGATAACATCGTCACTTCCTGTATCGGCTGCAATAACCGCAAGGCGAACAAGCTCCCGCACGAGGCCAACATGTTTCCCGCCACTCGTCCGAGGGCTCCCCGCTGGCGCCCTCTGTTCGGTTTTCGGAGACGTGGAAGCATTGACGATTGCTGGGAAAGCTTTCTGTAG